Part of the Eshraghiella crossota genome is shown below.
ATCCTACAGTACGGATAAGACGGAGTATGACGTTACCATGAGTATGGCTACGCCTATAGACATCACGGGTTCGGTATATGATGAAGCCACATCCACATATACAGTCCATGTCCCATATGCTCCGGAAGGAAAGTATGAACTGCCTGAAGGTGTTGTCATGGATACAACAGACATTGAATCCAATGAAACAGAAGACGGTATATACAACTACGCGGGTTATGAAGATGGTGTAATCAACTACCGTACACCGGGATATGTTAAGGTCAGGCTGACAGCAGTCCGTGATGACGGGTACAAGGTATATACTCCTGTATATCTGCTTGTTGATATTGATAACACTCCTGAATTCAGAGTGGATAATAATAAATTTTATGACAATAACGTAATTATTGAAAAAAGCGGAGACCTTGTTGCGGGTGTAACGCTTAAGAACAAGAAGTCATGGAACGGGCTGAATCTAAGCTGTAAGTATGATAACAGCATTATATATGAAAGTTCTGATGCGGAAATAAGTGTGGACAGCACAGGCAGAGTAGCAATAAATAAAGACTCCGGATATGATTTGGTAGAAGCAGTAATAACAGCAAGGGACAGATACACAGGAGAAAAGGCTTCATACAGTCTTACGGCATATCCTGAAACAAGTAATGACATAATACTTAGTGTTAATAAAGAATCCCTCCCTTATGATAATAAGGTAAGCATTAATGCAGCGGATTACAGGACGGATACAATTCCTGTAAACATTGAGAATCAGGATGATTATACTGACATAGTGTATTCATCGGATAATGAAAACATCGCAACAATTGATACAAACGGAAGCATACACATACTTGAAGTAGGAACAGCACACATATCCGTGACAGCGGCTAAGAAAGGTGAATGGAAGAAATATGAAAAGACATTCACTATTGAATCAAAAGCTGTTGATTCGTATATTAAGGTATATGTGGATGGCATAGAAAAAGACATTACAGAGACAATAGAAATCTCTGAGGATGACATACGGAATGAAAGTGTAAAATTGCCTGTAACACTTGGTATGCATAATAAATATGGCAGAAAATTAGATTATGTGTCATATACTGTGACATCAAAAACACAGGGAATCAGTGTTAATATCAGTGATTCGGGAATTACCATATCACAGACTGATAGCATTGAAAGAAATGTACCTTTTGAAATCACGATAAAAGGCTATGGCTGGGGATATAAAGAGTCACAGGTGACATTATCCTTTATAATCAGTGGAAAGGAAATAGACAACAGTTCAATATATTCAGTAAGTTACACAGAAAACGGCACAGAAAAACCTCTTGTGAATGGTAAAGTGATTAACGGAGTGAGGACAAGATGGGCACTTACTGATAAAGTAAAGATTAAGATATTGGAGGGTAAAGATTATAAAATCAGTAAGAAAAGATATACAGACCAATTAGAGCAAATGTTTATTACAATTACTAATTCGGAAAAAAATAACAAAGACCATTCTTTTTATTTATGGATTGATGAACGAAACGCATCTTTCGCTCACGAATATTTCGGAACAGACCTTGAAGCCCCTAAACTTACCCTTGTAAATCACGAAAAAATCAATATAACCGGTAAAGGACTTTACACAAGCGGCAATGCATCCATAAATGTCAGGGCTGCAGACGAAGACGGACACCTCTACGCAGTGGAACTGATAGATTCATTGACAGGAGATGTGATTAAAAGTGTGGGAATGGAAGAATTGGCAAAGAATGATGCTTCACTTAAAGGAACAAATGTCAGGTTTGACATCCCGTTTGAAAATAACACGGCAGTACATTATGCCGTTGTGGTATGGGACCAGGCAGGAAGAAAAACCGTCAGGTCACTTGCAGGACTATTAAGAAATGCTGAATACGGTGAAGACACCAACGTGCTTATATCAGACAATACACCTGCAAATGACAGCTTCTCCGTGGAAAACGGACCGGATGTCAATAAATATGTCGCAGAAAACGGAAACATATATGTTTCGGGGGAATCAGGAATAGTAATCGTATCTGAGGATGCCGGAGATGTTTATTCAGGAATCAGCAGGATAACAGTGACAGTCAACGGAGAAGAAAAGACATTCAATGCAGACGGCACAGGCAGTTTTACAGCCGCAGACAATACCGCCAAGGCAGTGCTTGATACCGCAGATTTCATGACAGGTGTCATTGACGATAAAGGAAGCAGGCATCTGGCGGTAACCGTTTCATCAGAAGATTTTGCCGGCAATGTTTCCACACCAAAGCGTTATGACATCTATGTGGACAGAAAAGCACCACAGGCAGAAGGAATGACAATAACCTTTGGAAACACGGGAAGAAATAAAGAAACAATGACATCCTACGGGACTTTTTATAACGGCAGGTTTACCATGACTTCAGACATAAGTGACGGATTATCAGGACTTAAAAGTGCCGTGTTAAAAGTGGGAAACAGGACGATACAGGGATATGTTACCGGAAACGGAATCTCCTTTGATGTGGGGGACAATGTAAGCGGAAATGCGGAACTTGTACTTGAAGATTCAGTGGGAAATAAAAATACTGTCCCATATACAGTAATAGGTGCGGGCAGAGGCGTTAAAAACAGCTATATAGACGTGGACACACTGCCTGTTGACATAATGGTTGCGGCAGACAGCAAGCCGGGAAAGTACGGCTGGTATAACGGAAAAGTGACATTCACCGTAAAAGCTGCCGACAGGTCGTTATCCGAAAAATCGGGAATCAGAAACGTAACAATTACCGTCAACGACGTCAGGTATAATGCA
Proteins encoded:
- a CDS encoding Ig-like domain-containing protein, which encodes MRVKKYMAWIITVAMLVTSIPFSEKRVKADVLPEGTQMKFVVKDLDGTIIKNSENPDEDKILKFKIGDEEAEAVFSNDEYTIDIGSRESAGLEVSIIMGDVIKTESYSTDKTEYDVTMSMATPIDITGSVYDEATSTYTVHVPYAPEGKYELPEGVVMDTTDIESNETEDGIYNYAGYEDGVINYRTPGYVKVRLTAVRDDGYKVYTPVYLLVDIDNTPEFRVDNNKFYDNNVIIEKSGDLVAGVTLKNKKSWNGLNLSCKYDNSIIYESSDAEISVDSTGRVAINKDSGYDLVEAVITARDRYTGEKASYSLTAYPETSNDIILSVNKESLPYDNKVSINAADYRTDTIPVNIENQDDYTDIVYSSDNENIATIDTNGSIHILEVGTAHISVTAAKKGEWKKYEKTFTIESKAVDSYIKVYVDGIEKDITETIEISEDDIRNESVKLPVTLGMHNKYGRKLDYVSYTVTSKTQGISVNISDSGITISQTDSIERNVPFEITIKGYGWGYKESQVTLSFIISGKEIDNSSIYSVSYTENGTEKPLVNGKVINGVRTRWALTDKVKIKILEGKDYKISKKRYTDQLEQMFITITNSEKNNKDHSFYLWIDERNASFAHEYFGTDLEAPKLTLVNHEKINITGKGLYTSGNASINVRAADEDGHLYAVELIDSLTGDVIKSVGMEELAKNDASLKGTNVRFDIPFENNTAVHYAVVVWDQAGRKTVRSLAGLLRNAEYGEDTNVLISDNTPANDSFSVENGPDVNKYVAENGNIYVSGESGIVIVSEDAGDVYSGISRITVTVNGEEKTFNADGTGSFTAADNTAKAVLDTADFMTGVIDDKGSRHLAVTVSSEDFAGNVSTPKRYDIYVDRKAPQAEGMTITFGNTGRNKETMTSYGTFYNGRFTMTSDISDGLSGLKSAVLKVGNRTIQGYVTGNGISFDVGDNVSGNAELVLEDSVGNKNTVPYTVIGAGRGVKNSYIDVDTLPVDIMVAADSKPGKYGWYNGKVTFTVKAADRSLSEKSGIRNVTITVNDVRYNAEAYDNRTTSDKEYKVTVDDRLIMETMNEEGMYTVRAEAVDNAGNTSVKEASVYIDTVAPVIGEITGVEPGSDNAGNVTINIPVTEKHFSAEGNGTVITVRKELDGKTTENVITADRSDRMETVGRYTFTEDGTYSVSAVSTDAAGNKSDERKISFIIDNTNPVVRISGVTDGSYVKDSATLEFSAVEVNYRNNDVKISGTRSLNGITEVLDMGGFVSSTKESVMKKVFTDEGEYEITIMAEDGAGNSSKTERIHFTVDTANPEITLAGLDRASYTDTVSGKINIKDNYYRTGTVKLVRSSVTYDETSDRLNITDKEDVTDLFVKTGKESSSRERDLVIEIPKERGNDGLYVLSVTAEDMAGKTSESITEFTVNGYGSVFTFNESLLNLLNNPYVKNVQEDFTVSEYNAGGIDHDKVSVQITRDGAMMQNPEYSVNDLSEKNGWHKYEYVISRDNFSSDGIYRIVISTVDSDGNKSETLKEDRLAAVFYVDTTKPELVSVTGLGKKNYNASEIDVKYELFDAMGIAKVEVYIDGVRTKEITDVEEITQYLGSFSVSQGMNRHIRLVITDKAGNVTDTDVAEDGKYVADFNKNVTISTNIFIRWYANKALFVCSIVCVVLLTAGIVVLVTRNRKKKGTQEK